A stretch of DNA from Spirosoma endbachense:
TTTCTGTTTTATGGCCATCGCGGCCGCAATACCCGCACTATTGCCCAGTTGCATCCAGGTCGATTCGACCCGTAACGAACAAAAACCAACATGAGAAGACGAAGCACAAACAGGTACGAGCAGGTTGGTGCACTCAGTAGCTTTTGGCGTAATAATTCGGTAAGAGAGTTCATAAGGCTGGGTGATCGGCTCCCAGATTCGGCCTTCATTCACAAACTGTGTCTTCGAAACGGCAACCCGCTGAACATGGTGGCTATCGATCCAGTGTGAACCCAAACAAATGGCATCAGGCTTTGTCCGTTCCTGTAGAATGTCTTTCTGGGTTTGCACATAAGCACCAATCATCCGGCGGGCCTCCCGTACGTAGAGGTAATACGGGAAATTTTCATTATCCGTAAATTCATCGGCGCTCAAGCCATAACCCGCCGTTTCCGTTCGCAAAGTCTCCGGAACAGATGGGTCATTGGCCAGATAATACATCAGCCCGAGGGTCCAGGCTTTATGGTCCTGATAAATAGCATCCCGTCGGGCATAATTGGCTTCCGGATAATCGACATTGCCCCCAAAATGGCCCAACGAAATAACGGCTTTCTGCTTATTATTCGTCTCAAATTTACCCTTCGGATACGTCCAGGAATACAGATCGATTATATCTTTTAAGGTCGTTTCCGGGTGGTTTTTAAGCAATCGGGTCAACAAAAGATAACGTTCCGGTTTATACGAAGCTGGTTTGGGAAAAGGCCGCCGATCCGATTTGGTGGACATCATCAATCGAAAATTGTAATTCATAACCCGATCGCTGGCCTGCCCCTCTGTCAATGTATTCCGTTCCACAAAACCCGGCAATAACCTGCCCGAATCGTCATAAGGAGCGGCCTCAATGGGCGTATCGATAAAGCGTACGCCACCCAACGATTCCCCATATTGCCCACGGCTTTCCCGGCCATGCGTATGAGATACACCTGCGCGAGCCATCAGGTCACCTTCATAGGTAGCATCGATGAAAACTTTCCCGGCAACGTTTTTCCCATTCGTCAAATTTACGGACTGAATGACTGTACCTTTTTTTTGAACAGAATTAACAAACGCTTCGTACACGACGGTCACGTTCGCTTCCTTCAATAAATCGGTAAAGGTTTTTTCGGCCACATGCGATTCGAAGTAAAACGTAGGGCCGCTTTTGCCGTAGTGCTTACCCAAGCGTTCATAAAACTCCAGGGGCAGTCCCGAATACGTCTCCTCGATCATGTGTTCTGATTCGGCCGTACCGATGCCACTGGTGTTGAGTCCGCCCACGTGTTTAGTGGGCTCGATAAGCAGAACACGCACCCCTTCGCGAGCGGCCGCTACAGCCGAAATAATACCGCCAGGGGTTCCTCCATAAACGACTACGTCGTAGGTTTCTGTTTGAGCAGGCTTTTTAAGCCGGAACGAGCAGCAACAGACTAGTAGTAAGCAAAAAAAGAAAATCGATTTCATCATTAAATCTGAGATTAATGCAGCGCTCCCGCTACTGCCTGGAATGGAAACTTGACAGGATGTGATAATTGACCCAAACAGGGCGGCTTAGTAACCGGGATTTTGCCTGAGCGCCGGGTTCACGTCGATTTCAAAAATGGGAATGGGAAACAGCAGGTTTTTTTCTGTAGCATTGGTAAAGCCTTCTTTTTGAGCGGCTTCCAGAAATTTGCCGGTGCGCAGCAAATCCCAGCGACGATGCCCTTCTCCTGCCAGTTCCCAGCTTCTTTCCTGAAGTACGGCTTCCCGAAACTGCGCCTGAGTCAATCCTTTCAGGTCTAGCAGGTCCGATACCGCATTTCCCTTTCTGGCTCGCGCCCGCACCTGATTGATCGCTGAATAGGCTTCTGAACCGGGGCCATTTTGTTCATTGAGGGCTTCGGCATAGATCAACAGCACGTCGGCGTAACGAGTAACCAGAAAATTGTTACGGGCCTGCTGGGAACCGCAAGCCAGTGGGTCCCAGTATTTATCCAGATGAGGGCCGGTACGGGAAGCCACTACCGTTCCATTGGCCAGTTTCTTTTCCAGAATGACTGTTACATCTTTCCGGTAGTCGCCCTTTAAAAACGAATTGGCGAAATAGTTGCTGACCTGGTAAGATCCGCCGGTCAGGTTGATCGGATAGCTAAAATAAATGGCAAAATTTTCGGCCATCGGACTCCCATATTTTGGAAGCACACAACTGTACTGAATGGAAAATATGTGTTCTGGGCCGTTTTCCTTTTCTGGCGTAAAGAGATCCCGATAATCGGCAACCAGACTATAGGTCTTTGAATCAATCACTTCTTTCGCTTTAGCAGCCGCATTTGTCCAGTCTCTTCGGGTCAGATAAACGGTCGCCAGAATGGATTTAGCCGCTCCGACCGTTGCCCGACCGATTTCACCCACAACGATGTAGGTGGTTGGAAGTACCTTCTCGGCATCGAGTAAATCCTGGGTAATCTGCTGATAGACCTTGTCGGTGGGGTCGCGGGAAACTCGGACATTGACCACGTCGGTCGAGGTTTTCACCACCAGCGGTACATCCCCGAAAGCACGAACTAAATTGAAATAAAACAGCGCGCGCAGAAATTTCGCTTCCCCCACAACCTGATCACGAAGTTTCGTATCCATCGCAATGACCGGCACGTTTTCAATGACTCGATTGGCGCGATCAATGGCAACGTATGAACTCGTATAGAAGTCGTCGAACTGGGTGTTGGCCGAGGTGTATTTGTGCTGGTCGATTTCGCTGATCGAGGCACTACCATCGGGCCGAAGGGTCAACTCCTCCCCGCTCAAATCGCCCAGACTGATCATTGGCATACTGTAAATGGATTTCGCCCTGTCATAAACCGCATTGATAGCGGTGACGGCATCAGCTGCGTTATTAAACGAATTCGACTCGCTCAAAAAACTGATGGGTTCTTCTTCCAGATTTTTCTCGCATCCACTGACCATCAACAGAAGGCCCAGCATGGATACTACGAATTTGAATGATTTCATTGCCGTATAGATCGGTTAAGTTTTTCCAGAGGGAATAAGTAGTTAGAATGTGATCGTGCCGCCGATTGTGAAGGTTCGGGCCGGTGGGTACGCGAAGTTGTCGATGCCGTAGGTGGTATTACTCGTGAAGTTCGAATTGACTTCAGGATCATAACCAGAATACTTACTGACAGTGAGGAGATTCTGCCCACTTACATAAACCCGTGCTGCCCGGATGGCTTTTGTTTTCAATGGGAGTCGATACCCCAGCGAGATGTTTTTGAGTCGTAAAAATGACCCATCTTCGATCAGATACGAGCTATTGAAAATACTCCACTGCCGGGCAGAAGGCCGATTGTTGGACGGTTTTTCGGTTTGCCAGTGGTCGTTGATAAAGCTTTTAAGTGCCGTAGCGCCGGGGTCCGTTTCCGTAATATTTCGGGTCTGATTGTACAACTGATTGCCCTGTACACCCTGAAGAAAAATAGCCAGATCCAGTCCCTTGAATGAAAAGGTATTTGTGAGGCCAAAGATGAATTTTGGTAAGCCATTTCCAATCACCGCCCGGTCTGTCGCGTTATTGAATACACCATCGCCATTGACATCTTTGTAGCGGGGTGCCCCTCCTACGTCGCCAGTTTGAGCCAGGCCACCGGCCGCTTTCACGGCTTCATTTGACTGCCATACACCATCGAAAACCCGACCATAGAACGACCCGACCGCTTCCCCGACTTTAACAATCGTTTGCATGCTTGTACCACCATCGGTCACCAGGTACTGATCTG
This window harbors:
- a CDS encoding FAD-dependent oxidoreductase, translating into MMKSIFFFCLLLVCCCSFRLKKPAQTETYDVVVYGGTPGGIISAVAAAREGVRVLLIEPTKHVGGLNTSGIGTAESEHMIEETYSGLPLEFYERLGKHYGKSGPTFYFESHVAEKTFTDLLKEANVTVVYEAFVNSVQKKGTVIQSVNLTNGKNVAGKVFIDATYEGDLMARAGVSHTHGRESRGQYGESLGGVRFIDTPIEAAPYDDSGRLLPGFVERNTLTEGQASDRVMNYNFRLMMSTKSDRRPFPKPASYKPERYLLLTRLLKNHPETTLKDIIDLYSWTYPKGKFETNNKQKAVISLGHFGGNVDYPEANYARRDAIYQDHKAWTLGLMYYLANDPSVPETLRTETAGYGLSADEFTDNENFPYYLYVREARRMIGAYVQTQKDILQERTKPDAICLGSHWIDSHHVQRVAVSKTQFVNEGRIWEPITQPYELSYRIITPKATECTNLLVPVCASSSHVGFCSLRVESTWMQLGNSAGIAAAMAIKQKKAVQDLAYNSLKTALEKKGVILSINHQTWNGNKDVTK
- a CDS encoding RagB/SusD family nutrient uptake outer membrane protein codes for the protein MKSFKFVVSMLGLLLMVSGCEKNLEEEPISFLSESNSFNNAADAVTAINAVYDRAKSIYSMPMISLGDLSGEELTLRPDGSASISEIDQHKYTSANTQFDDFYTSSYVAIDRANRVIENVPVIAMDTKLRDQVVGEAKFLRALFYFNLVRAFGDVPLVVKTSTDVVNVRVSRDPTDKVYQQITQDLLDAEKVLPTTYIVVGEIGRATVGAAKSILATVYLTRRDWTNAAAKAKEVIDSKTYSLVADYRDLFTPEKENGPEHIFSIQYSCVLPKYGSPMAENFAIYFSYPINLTGGSYQVSNYFANSFLKGDYRKDVTVILEKKLANGTVVASRTGPHLDKYWDPLACGSQQARNNFLVTRYADVLLIYAEALNEQNGPGSEAYSAINQVRARARKGNAVSDLLDLKGLTQAQFREAVLQERSWELAGEGHRRWDLLRTGKFLEAAQKEGFTNATEKNLLFPIPIFEIDVNPALRQNPGY